The region TACTGCTCTGCCCCCAAGTACCCCAGGAAATGTCCTTCCAGCATTAGCCCCCTAATGCTGTACTTTGGGGCCCTGGCTGCTCAGGGGGTCACTTTATTTCAGATTCGTCTCTGTAAGTCATAGTGATCTGCCTCCTCTGTGGGCCCCAGGGCTGAGTCTGTGGACAGATGAACACGTGGATATGTGGACACTGAGACAGCAGGGATATCTGTCCTCCATCAGTGTGAGTCACGAGCAAGAGAGTAGCTAAAACCGGGAAGACCTAAGGCTGTCCCGCTGAGCCTTCAGCCATGTTTAGTTGACTGACTTTCCTGCTGGTGCCATTGTTCTCTGAAGGGACATTATACAGTTCTCAGAGTCCCGTTGTCAAGGCTAAGAGCTGGGTAACTAGAGTCTGTCCACCCAGAGTCCAGCTGGCCAACTGGGTACTTGCCCAGGTAGGTCCCCAGGCGTGTTGTAGGTGACAGCAGGCTTGCAGCCATGAGGACCTGACAGCATTTGCTGAAGAGGCCAGGGATGCCTTCTTGCCTAAGAGCTTCTAGAACAGTAAGTGCTTCTGTGACATTTGGAAACATGGTTGGTGGTAGCAGGCAGTAAAAGAACGTAAGATCCTGCAGGCTTCGTGAAGCTTTGAGCAGGTCTCAGTGCCCGAGCTCTCTGATTCTCAGGAGTGGTGTGGCCCAGGACAGGGGCTCTGAGGGAGAAGATGGAAATCTGTAGACTTCGTATTTGGTTATTGGTGGAGGTCAGTTCTGTGAGCATTCAGAGCCCAGGGTGAAATATCAGAGTTtgtgaggaaggggaaagaacatAGGAACACTGACTGATCCAGTGTGGAAAGATAGGCAGTGCACAGAGactggcagggagctggggaaGGCATAGGGATGGGCCCAGGATCACACCAATGATGTCATGACCTGGCACCTTTCCTGCTCTGTTGGTAAGTCAGTATTCTGAGCTCACACCCCCAGGTGGTCCACGGGAGAGATGCAGGAGCCCGTCTCAGCCATGGAATGGGTTGAAGCTATGGCACATTCCTAAGGTGGTGGCAGCTACATGTAGCGGCCTGGGGAGGTCAGGTCCTCCGGGGCCAGGTCATCTACGTCACTCAGGAGCTCCCGTTCGCTGGCCGAATTGTTGTTCTGAAGACGCCGGAGGCGGGCCTGGACCTGCTCCTGCTCCCGCTTCAGCTCCAAGTAGGAGTGAGAGAACGTGTGGAAGATGGACGTGGCTGGGAAAGCCATGATGAGGATCCCGCTAAGGATGCTGCTCAGAGCCACCATCTGTCCCGGCACGCTACGCGGGACCATGTCCCCATAGCCCACCGTGGTCATGGAGATGATGGCCCACCAATAGGACGCGGGGATGCTAGTGAACTCCAGGACCCTTCCGGACTCATTCTCAGCCACATAGaccaaaggagagaaaagggtaaCCGCCACACCCAGAAAGAGCAGCAAGAGGCCAAACTCTCGGGCGCAGCGGCGCACAGTGAGGCCCAGCGTCTGCAGCCCCAGCGAGTGGCGGGCCAGGCGCATCACATAGAGGATGCGCAGTGCCCGCAGAACGCGCAGCACCAGCCCCACTTTCTCCAGGTAGGAGCTGCCACTCGGCCTCTCGCCTGCCTCCGGGGACTCGTCAGACACCGCGAGCGACACGTAGTATGGGGAGATGGCTAGAATGTCGATGACATTCAGGGGCCCGCGGAAGAACTGACATTTGTTCGGGGCCTGGACAAAGCGCAGGCAAAACTCCAGGGAGAACCAGGCCACACAGATGGTCTCCACCACGAAGATGTAGTAGCACTTTCTAGCGCATTCTCCCTGGGGTGAGAGCCACAGGAGCAATGGGTTAGTCAGCTTTTCTCA is a window of Rattus rattus isolate New Zealand chromosome 17, Rrattus_CSIRO_v1, whole genome shotgun sequence DNA encoding:
- the Kcng4 gene encoding potassium voltage-gated channel subfamily G member 4 codes for the protein MPMSSRGRDLHPGHHHFGPCSPLTQFWPGPESQSVKGLYYRRARKVSTLDASPEANLKEILVNVGGQRYLLPWSTLDAFPLSRLSQLRLCRSYEEITQLCDDYDENSQEFFFDRNPSAFGVIVSFLAAGKLVLLREMCALSFREELSYWGIEEANLERCCLRKLLKKLEEAAELRREEAAQRQQQRQACHSEVHASRWARSMNQLREMVEDPQSGLPGKVFACLSVLFVATTAVSLCVSTMPDFRAEEDKGECARKCYYIFVVETICVAWFSLEFCLRFVQAPNKCQFFRGPLNVIDILAISPYYVSLAVSDESPEAGERPSGSSYLEKVGLVLRVLRALRILYVMRLARHSLGLQTLGLTVRRCAREFGLLLLFLGVAVTLFSPLVYVAENESGRVLEFTSIPASYWWAIISMTTVGYGDMVPRSVPGQMVALSSILSGILIMAFPATSIFHTFSHSYLELKREQEQVQARLRRLQNNNSASERELLSDVDDLAPEDLTSPGRYM